A part of Bacteroidales bacterium genomic DNA contains:
- a CDS encoding TetR/AcrR family transcriptional regulator translates to MSLIGYDIKYLKREHIEKAALEIFAQCGYFSTTISMIVKNATVSKGLF, encoded by the coding sequence TTGTCTTTAATCGGTTATGATATAAAATATTTAAAGAGGGAACATATAGAGAAGGCTGCGCTTGAAATATTTGCTCAATGTGGATATTTTTCAACAACCATAAGCATGATTGTAAAAAATGCAACGGTTTCTAAAGGTTTGTTTTAG